The Polaribacter tangerinus genome has a segment encoding these proteins:
- a CDS encoding phosphoethanolamine transferase, which produces MKYKEKEITTSSAKWMFLRFVKNVYPLNFIRNVRTAYLKNNNIKRYHSNTKDFSFNFHKLKESNQKEIIVLVIGESARSMSFQFKDPTLRTNPLLTKRKNIFYFKNAYTPYSATTNSIPFALSGVDILKWKNNKYNEKSIISAMKELGYVTYFIDNQGDYNSLTDFFKYESDFVYATEKLMSYDGNVLPILDKVLQETSSKKKFITIHTYGSHYDYIDRYPPSFSFYKPANSSSYSKSNIKQLRNTYLNSIRYTDYLLDEIIKRIENTNSSLLYFSDHGENLYDTEEEIIFHGYYKPTKFSLNIPFLVWLSEGNLKSDYSKYETLKDNIDKNINTESVFNTLLNLTNSTDTLKYQYKKSVLNIHIKSLDSIPYFNENDNIEYFKIH; this is translated from the coding sequence ATGAAATACAAAGAAAAGGAGATTACTACTTCTAGTGCAAAATGGATGTTTTTAAGATTTGTAAAAAATGTATATCCTTTAAATTTTATCAGAAATGTTAGAACTGCCTATTTAAAGAATAACAATATAAAAAGGTATCATTCAAACACAAAAGACTTCTCTTTCAACTTTCATAAATTAAAAGAGAGTAATCAAAAAGAAATAATTGTTCTTGTAATAGGTGAAAGTGCAAGGAGCATGAGTTTTCAGTTTAAAGACCCCACTCTTCGAACTAACCCTTTGCTTACAAAAAGAAAAAACATTTTTTATTTTAAAAATGCCTACACACCATACAGTGCAACAACAAATAGTATTCCTTTTGCATTGAGTGGTGTTGATATTTTAAAATGGAAAAATAACAAGTACAATGAAAAATCTATTATTTCTGCAATGAAAGAGTTAGGTTATGTCACTTATTTTATTGATAATCAAGGAGATTATAATAGTTTAACAGATTTTTTTAAATATGAAAGTGATTTCGTGTACGCTACAGAAAAATTAATGTCATATGATGGTAATGTTCTACCAATTTTAGATAAAGTTTTACAAGAAACTTCTTCTAAAAAGAAATTTATTACAATTCATACCTATGGCTCACATTATGATTATATAGATAGGTACCCACCTTCCTTTAGTTTTTATAAGCCAGCGAACAGTTCTAGCTATTCTAAAAGTAATATAAAGCAATTAAGAAATACTTATCTTAATTCTATTAGGTATACAGATTATCTTTTGGATGAAATAATTAAAAGAATAGAAAATACAAATTCTTCATTATTGTATTTTTCTGACCACGGAGAGAATCTTTATGATACCGAAGAAGAGATTATTTTTCATGGTTACTATAAGCCAACAAAATTTTCTCTCAATATTCCTTTTTTAGTATGGCTTTCAGAGGGTAATTTAAAGAGTGATTACTCTAAATATGAAACTTTAAAAGATAATATAGATAAGAATATAAACACTGAGAGTGTTTTTAATACTTTATTAAATTTAACAAACTCAACAGATACTCTAAAATATCAGTATAAAAAAAGTGTTTTAAACATACATATTAAAAGTTTGGATAGCATACCTTATTTTAATGAGAACGATAATATTGAGTATTTTAAAATTCATTAA
- a CDS encoding DUF2141 domain-containing protein, translating into MIKKTVLIVCIFLNSLLVSTQKETHQLTVKITNLTSNKGVVMIGVYNNENDFLKKEFKGKVIPINNNEAVATFKLLPKGTYAVSYIHDKNNNGKLDKNLLGIPKESYGFSMNIKGFMGPPKYNEIAFEVSDNKTINIKN; encoded by the coding sequence ATGATAAAAAAAACAGTACTAATTGTATGTATCTTTCTAAACTCACTTTTAGTAAGTACCCAAAAAGAAACACACCAACTTACCGTAAAAATAACCAACTTAACCTCCAACAAAGGAGTTGTTATGATTGGTGTGTACAATAACGAGAATGATTTTCTAAAAAAAGAATTTAAAGGAAAAGTAATACCGATAAATAACAATGAAGCGGTAGCAACTTTTAAACTTTTACCCAAAGGCACCTATGCAGTTTCATATATTCATGATAAAAACAACAATGGTAAGTTAGATAAAAACCTATTAGGAATACCAAAGGAATCTTATGGGTTTTCTATGAATATAAAAGGATTTATGGGACCACCAAAGTATAACGAAATAGCTTTTGAGGTAAGCGATAATAAAACAATTAACATTAAAAATTAG
- a CDS encoding FAD-dependent oxidoreductase, with amino-acid sequence MMLEKSNKVHAFKEDLIADSVLIIGAGLCGSLLALRLAQRGYKVEVYESRPDLRKVDISAGRSINLALSDRGLKALRLCGMEEKAREICTPMYGRLMHDREGNTFSSNYSGRDNEYINSISRGDLNAILLEEAEKHENVTIHFNKKCKKVDIENKLGYFKDYNTKEEFTVKASVIFGADGAGSSLRKSYISERKFLFSYSQNYLNHGYKELEIPADKNGNHQISKGHLHIWPRGDFMLIALPNKDGSFTVTLFLSYDEGEFNFNNLTSEEKITQFFEKEFPDALALIPNIKEEFMNNPTGPLGTIKCTPWSYLENTLLMGDAAHAIVPFYGQGMNASFEDVFVLDEILNQDLGDWKAVFKAYEKARKKDTDAIADLAIDNFFEMRDHVANNLFKEKRKIEMDLEKKFPESYFSKYSLVTFNENIGYSDALKIGRAQDKALLNLIADEKVTTSLHMNKEELKIVLQKIVKETQEILNEDKIAGL; translated from the coding sequence ATGATGTTGGAGAAAAGTAATAAAGTACACGCTTTTAAGGAAGATTTAATTGCGGATTCAGTTCTAATTATTGGAGCAGGACTGTGTGGATCTCTTTTAGCTTTAAGATTGGCACAAAGAGGTTATAAAGTTGAGGTGTATGAGAGCAGACCAGATTTACGAAAAGTAGATATTTCTGCAGGACGATCTATTAATTTAGCTTTGTCTGACAGAGGTTTAAAAGCTTTACGTTTATGTGGTATGGAAGAAAAGGCAAGAGAAATTTGCACACCAATGTATGGCAGGTTAATGCACGATAGAGAAGGAAATACGTTTTCATCTAATTATTCGGGTAGAGATAATGAATACATCAATTCCATTTCTAGAGGAGACTTAAATGCCATTTTGTTAGAAGAAGCAGAAAAACATGAAAATGTAACTATTCATTTTAATAAAAAATGTAAAAAAGTAGACATAGAAAATAAACTAGGTTATTTTAAAGATTACAACACTAAAGAAGAGTTTACTGTTAAAGCTAGTGTTATTTTTGGTGCAGATGGTGCAGGTTCTTCTTTAAGAAAAAGTTACATTTCAGAACGTAAATTTTTATTTAGTTATTCTCAAAATTATTTAAATCATGGGTACAAAGAGCTCGAGATTCCAGCAGATAAAAACGGAAATCATCAAATAAGTAAAGGTCATTTACACATTTGGCCTCGGGGCGATTTTATGTTAATTGCTTTACCAAATAAGGATGGTAGTTTTACAGTTACCTTGTTTTTAAGTTATGATGAAGGCGAATTTAATTTCAATAATTTAACATCTGAAGAAAAAATAACCCAATTTTTTGAGAAAGAATTTCCAGATGCTTTGGCGTTAATTCCGAATATTAAAGAGGAGTTTATGAACAATCCAACAGGGCCTTTAGGAACTATAAAATGTACTCCGTGGAGTTATTTAGAAAATACTCTTTTAATGGGAGATGCAGCTCATGCTATTGTTCCTTTTTACGGACAAGGGATGAATGCTTCTTTTGAAGATGTATTTGTGTTAGACGAAATTCTGAATCAAGATTTAGGCGATTGGAAAGCTGTTTTTAAGGCTTATGAAAAAGCAAGAAAAAAGGATACAGATGCTATTGCAGATTTAGCGATTGATAATTTTTTTGAAATGAGAGATCATGTTGCAAACAACCTTTTTAAAGAAAAAAGAAAAATTGAGATGGATTTAGAAAAAAAATTTCCAGAAAGTTATTTTTCTAAATACTCGTTAGTTACTTTTAATGAAAATATTGGGTATTCTGATGCACTTAAAATTGGTAGAGCACAAGACAAGGCCTTGTTAAATTTAATTGCAGATGAAAAAGTTACTACTAGTTTGCATATGAATAAAGAGGAACTTAAAATTGTACTACAAAAAATTGTAAAAGAAACTCAAGAAATTTTAAACGAAGATAAAATTGCTGGTTTGTAA
- the dnaK gene encoding molecular chaperone DnaK encodes MSKIIGIDLGTTNSCVSVMEGNEPVVIPNAEGKRTTPSIVAFVEGGERKIGDPAKRQAVTNPTKTIYSIKRFMGNKFSNSSLEVDRVPYKVVKGDNDTPRVDIDGRLYTPQEISAMVLQKMKKTAEDYLGSDVSEAVITVPAYFNDAQRQATKEAGEIAGLQVKRIINEPTAAALAYGLDKSNDDKKIVVFDFGGGTHDVSILELGDGVFEVLATDGDTHLGGDDVDERIIDWLAEEFKADEDLDLRKDPMSLQRLKEAAEKAKIELSSSASTEINLPYVTATASGPKHLVRTLSRSKFEQLIDDLIKRTIEPCQTALKNADLTISDIDEIVLVGGSTRIPAVQEAVEKFFKKAPSKGVNPDEVVALGAAIQGGVLSGDVKDVLLLDVTPLSLGIETMGNVFTKLIEANTTIPTKKSQVFSTAVDNQPSVEIHVLQGERAMAADNNTIGRFHLDGLPPAQRGVPQIEVTFDIDANGIIKVSALDKGTNKSHEIRIEASSGLSEEEIEKMRKDAEANADADKAAKETAEKINEADSMIFQTEKQLKEFGEKLSDDKKGPIEAALVELKAAHESKDLGKIEAALATINEAWKAASEEMYAAQGGAEGANAGAPDQGQPEANTQGDNVEDVDFEEVK; translated from the coding sequence ATGAGTAAAATAATTGGAATTGATTTAGGTACAACTAACTCTTGCGTTTCTGTAATGGAAGGTAACGAGCCAGTTGTAATACCAAACGCAGAAGGTAAAAGAACTACACCATCTATTGTTGCCTTTGTAGAAGGAGGAGAACGTAAAATTGGAGATCCTGCAAAAAGACAAGCGGTAACAAACCCTACAAAAACCATTTATTCTATAAAACGTTTTATGGGTAACAAATTTTCTAATTCTTCTTTAGAAGTAGATAGAGTACCTTATAAAGTTGTAAAAGGAGATAATGATACTCCAAGAGTAGATATTGATGGTCGCTTGTATACGCCACAAGAAATATCTGCTATGGTATTGCAAAAAATGAAAAAAACTGCTGAAGATTATTTAGGATCAGATGTTTCTGAAGCTGTAATTACCGTTCCTGCTTACTTTAACGATGCACAAAGACAAGCAACAAAAGAAGCTGGTGAAATTGCAGGTTTACAAGTAAAAAGAATTATTAACGAGCCTACAGCAGCTGCATTAGCTTACGGATTAGACAAATCTAACGATGATAAAAAAATAGTTGTTTTTGATTTTGGTGGTGGAACACATGACGTTTCTATCCTAGAACTAGGAGATGGAGTCTTTGAAGTTTTAGCTACCGACGGTGATACACATTTAGGTGGAGACGATGTAGATGAAAGAATTATAGATTGGTTGGCAGAAGAATTTAAAGCCGATGAAGATTTAGATTTACGTAAAGACCCAATGTCTCTTCAGCGTTTAAAAGAAGCTGCAGAAAAAGCAAAAATAGAATTATCGTCTTCTGCTTCAACAGAAATTAATTTACCTTATGTTACCGCTACTGCTAGTGGCCCTAAGCACTTGGTAAGAACATTATCTCGTTCTAAATTTGAACAATTAATAGACGATTTAATTAAAAGAACTATTGAGCCTTGCCAAACAGCTCTTAAAAATGCAGATTTAACCATTTCTGATATTGATGAAATTGTGTTAGTAGGTGGTTCTACTAGAATTCCTGCAGTACAAGAAGCTGTAGAAAAATTCTTTAAAAAAGCGCCAAGTAAAGGGGTAAATCCTGATGAAGTTGTTGCATTAGGAGCTGCCATTCAAGGTGGTGTATTATCTGGTGACGTAAAAGATGTATTACTATTAGACGTAACACCTTTATCTTTAGGAATTGAGACAATGGGGAATGTTTTCACAAAATTAATTGAGGCAAACACAACAATTCCTACAAAAAAATCTCAAGTATTTTCTACAGCAGTAGACAACCAACCATCTGTAGAAATACACGTTTTACAAGGAGAAAGAGCGATGGCTGCAGATAATAATACCATTGGTCGTTTTCATTTAGACGGATTACCACCTGCACAAAGAGGAGTGCCACAAATTGAGGTTACTTTTGATATTGATGCAAACGGTATTATTAAAGTATCTGCTTTAGACAAAGGAACGAACAAATCTCACGAAATTAGAATTGAAGCTTCTTCTGGTTTATCTGAAGAAGAAATCGAAAAAATGAGAAAAGATGCTGAAGCAAATGCTGATGCCGATAAAGCTGCTAAAGAAACAGCCGAAAAAATTAATGAAGCAGACTCTATGATTTTCCAAACAGAAAAGCAATTAAAAGAGTTTGGTGAAAAATTATCTGACGACAAAAAAGGTCCGATAGAAGCTGCATTAGTAGAGTTAAAAGCTGCTCATGAATCTAAAGATTTAGGTAAAATAGAAGCTGCTTTAGCAACAATAAACGAAGCTTGGAAAGCTGCCTCTGAAGAAATGTATGCTGCTCAAGGTGGTGCAGAAGGCGCAAATGCTGGTGCTCCAGATCAAGGTCAGCCAGAAGCAAATACTCAAGGAGACAATGTAGAAGATGTAGACTTTGAAGAAGTAAAATAA
- the kynU gene encoding kynureninase: MNYQNTLAFAKQLDKEDALFYLREKFYIPKDKNGKDWLYFTGNSLGLQPKSTKEYINQELEDWANLGVEGHFEAKNPWLNYHEYLTEKMAKIVGAKPIEVVVMNTLTTNLHLLMVSFYRPTKTKYKIVIESDAFPSDRYAVQSQLKFHGFSEDDLIEWKPKKGEELLNIEDLEKIVSEQGDEIALLLIGGVNYYTGQFLDLKRIAEIGHSKNCVVGIDLAHGAGNIQPNLHESGVDFAAWCTYKYLNAGPGSLAGVFVHEKHAKNKDLPRFAGWWNHNKETRFNMRKPFDVMEGAEGWQLSNPPILSMAAIKASLDLFDEVGMEDLRKKSEKLTGYFEFLINEIGSEDIKIITPKNPKERGCQLSIQVKNADKNLHKKLTENNVITDWREPDVIRCAPTPMYNSFEDVYRMVSILNKVLY, encoded by the coding sequence ATGAATTACCAAAACACTTTAGCATTTGCCAAACAATTAGATAAAGAGGATGCACTTTTTTATCTAAGAGAAAAATTTTACATTCCAAAAGATAAAAACGGAAAAGATTGGTTGTATTTTACAGGAAATTCTTTGGGTTTACAGCCAAAATCGACCAAAGAATATATCAATCAAGAACTAGAAGATTGGGCAAATTTAGGCGTAGAAGGTCATTTCGAAGCAAAAAATCCTTGGTTAAATTATCATGAATATTTAACCGAAAAAATGGCCAAAATAGTTGGGGCAAAACCAATTGAAGTTGTGGTAATGAACACATTAACCACCAACTTACATTTGTTAATGGTTTCTTTTTATAGACCCACCAAAACAAAATATAAAATTGTTATAGAAAGTGATGCTTTTCCAAGTGATAGATATGCTGTACAATCTCAATTAAAATTTCATGGTTTTTCAGAAGATGATCTTATAGAATGGAAACCCAAAAAAGGAGAGGAGTTATTAAATATTGAAGATTTAGAAAAAATAGTTTCTGAACAAGGAGATGAAATTGCTTTATTATTAATTGGAGGCGTAAATTACTACACAGGTCAGTTTTTAGATTTAAAAAGAATTGCAGAAATCGGGCATTCCAAAAATTGTGTAGTTGGTATCGATTTGGCTCATGGAGCAGGAAATATTCAACCTAATTTACATGAATCTGGCGTAGATTTTGCGGCTTGGTGTACTTATAAATATTTAAATGCTGGACCTGGAAGTTTGGCAGGCGTTTTTGTGCACGAAAAACATGCTAAAAATAAGGATTTACCACGTTTTGCAGGTTGGTGGAACCATAACAAAGAAACACGTTTTAATATGCGAAAACCCTTTGATGTAATGGAAGGAGCAGAAGGTTGGCAATTAAGTAATCCGCCAATATTATCTATGGCAGCTATTAAAGCGTCTTTAGATTTGTTTGATGAGGTTGGAATGGAGGATTTAAGAAAGAAATCAGAAAAATTAACCGGTTATTTTGAGTTTTTAATCAATGAAATTGGTTCTGAGGATATTAAAATAATTACACCAAAAAATCCAAAAGAAAGAGGTTGCCAATTATCTATACAAGTTAAAAATGCAGATAAAAATTTACACAAAAAATTAACCGAAAATAATGTGATAACAGATTGGAGAGAGCCAGATGTAATACGATGTGCACCAACACCAATGTACAATTCTTTTGAAGATGTATACAGAATGGTGTCTATTTTAAACAAGGTTCTTTATTAA
- a CDS encoding 3-hydroxyanthranilate 3,4-dioxygenase codes for MSKLVQPINFKKWIEEHRHLLKPPVGNKQVWDNGEYIVMVVGGPNNRKDYHYNETPEFFYQLEGNMILKIIDEAGKMQAVKINEGDIYLLPAKVPHSPQRSKNTVGLVIEYPRSKEMLDALEWYCENCGNQLYRETFTLENIEKDMPVIFDKYYSDIKKCTCNNCGTVMQPPNNLNN; via the coding sequence ATGAGTAAATTAGTTCAGCCCATAAATTTTAAAAAGTGGATAGAAGAGCATAGGCATTTGTTAAAACCGCCAGTTGGAAATAAACAGGTTTGGGATAATGGAGAGTATATTGTTATGGTGGTTGGCGGCCCAAATAATAGAAAAGATTATCATTATAACGAAACGCCAGAATTTTTTTATCAGTTAGAGGGAAACATGATTTTGAAAATAATTGATGAAGCAGGTAAGATGCAAGCTGTAAAAATTAATGAAGGTGATATTTATTTATTACCAGCAAAAGTGCCTCATTCTCCTCAAAGAAGTAAAAACACTGTTGGCTTGGTTATAGAATACCCGCGTTCTAAAGAAATGTTAGATGCTTTAGAGTGGTACTGTGAAAATTGTGGAAATCAATTGTATAGAGAAACTTTTACTCTAGAGAATATAGAAAAAGATATGCCTGTAATTTTTGATAAGTACTACTCCGATATAAAAAAATGTACGTGCAATAATTGCGGAACAGTAATGCAGCCACCTAATAATTTGAACAATTAA
- a CDS encoding C40 family peptidase produces MKFQKITTLLFVLTLTSCSNNSILVNGLEAVNQSIKTQYAPDKRVAIYDINFDTKDQKIIAYGVTDSKEGYQKLLDSLQSLEVDFINKIRVLPDTVVGTKMFAVAKNSVINIRSAPKHSAELGTQGLLGMSLKILDKKGDFYQIQTPDNYISWVDKGGITKMTKEELASWNAAKKIIFTKNFGYVYTDNNDKSNIISDITLGGILQYVSEDANFYEVSYPDKRKGFVKKSNALIYKNWLQNLHPTPDNVEQIARKMNGFPYLWGGTSAKGVDCSGFTKMVYLLNGFVIPRDASQQINAGKTVDSDLDFSDLQKGDLLFFGTKATSEKKQKVVHVGIWLGNDKMEFIHASGNVHLSSMDETQPNYDAFNKNRYLGSKRYLGVQDKNIIDLKEKLDL; encoded by the coding sequence ATGAAATTTCAAAAAATTACAACGCTATTATTTGTTTTAACCCTAACTTCTTGTAGTAATAATTCTATTTTAGTAAATGGTTTAGAAGCTGTTAACCAGAGTATAAAGACGCAATATGCTCCAGATAAAAGAGTGGCTATTTATGATATTAATTTTGATACTAAAGACCAAAAAATTATTGCTTATGGTGTAACAGATTCTAAAGAAGGTTATCAGAAATTATTAGATAGTTTACAATCTTTAGAGGTAGATTTTATAAATAAAATTAGAGTTTTACCAGATACTGTTGTTGGCACAAAAATGTTTGCAGTTGCCAAAAATTCTGTAATTAATATAAGATCTGCACCAAAACATTCTGCAGAATTAGGCACACAAGGTCTGTTAGGTATGTCTTTAAAAATTTTAGATAAAAAAGGCGATTTTTATCAAATTCAAACCCCTGATAATTACATTTCTTGGGTAGACAAAGGCGGAATTACTAAAATGACCAAAGAAGAATTGGCATCTTGGAATGCTGCTAAAAAAATAATTTTTACCAAAAATTTTGGTTATGTTTATACAGATAATAATGACAAATCAAATATTATTTCTGACATTACCTTAGGGGGAATTTTACAATATGTTTCTGAAGATGCTAACTTTTACGAAGTTTCCTATCCTGATAAAAGAAAAGGTTTTGTTAAAAAAAGTAATGCTTTAATTTATAAAAACTGGTTGCAAAACTTACATCCTACGCCAGATAACGTAGAGCAAATTGCTAGAAAAATGAACGGTTTTCCATATTTATGGGGCGGAACTTCTGCCAAGGGTGTAGATTGTAGTGGCTTTACAAAAATGGTGTATTTACTAAATGGTTTTGTAATTCCTAGAGATGCTTCTCAGCAAATAAATGCTGGTAAAACTGTAGATTCAGATTTAGATTTTTCTGATTTACAAAAAGGCGATTTATTGTTTTTTGGAACCAAAGCAACATCAGAAAAGAAACAGAAAGTTGTACATGTTGGTATATGGTTAGGAAACGATAAAATGGAGTTTATACACGCTTCTGGAAATGTGCATTTGAGTTCTATGGATGAAACACAACCTAATTATGATGCTTTTAATAAGAATAGATATTTAGGTAGTAAACGTTATTTGGGGGTACAAGACAAAAATATTATTGATTTGAAAGAAAAGTTAGATTTATAA
- a CDS encoding rRNA adenine N-6-methyltransferase family protein, protein MSFKTSLSFIKNVFTVGAITETDPKTVKEICSKIRSEQDLVIVEFGMGHGNITQEILRRISKNSTLISFEINQDFCAHVSSKINDKRLTIVNDSALNFKNYITTSVDNFIISIPFTFLKNKQAHNLVTSCLHQLKDNGFYSQVVYRDKTLLKSIGNLDFEKKEIKALIKEKIYHVRK, encoded by the coding sequence ATGTCTTTTAAAACTTCATTATCATTTATTAAAAATGTATTTACTGTCGGAGCAATTACAGAAACTGATCCTAAAACGGTAAAGGAGATATGTTCTAAAATAAGGTCTGAGCAAGATTTAGTTATTGTAGAATTCGGTATGGGACATGGAAATATTACTCAAGAAATTTTACGAAGAATATCTAAAAATTCTACCCTTATTTCATTTGAAATTAATCAAGATTTTTGTGCTCATGTGTCTTCAAAAATAAACGATAAAAGATTAACTATTGTTAATGACTCTGCTTTAAATTTTAAAAATTACATAACTACAAGTGTAGATAATTTTATCATTTCTATTCCGTTTACGTTCTTAAAAAATAAGCAAGCTCATAATTTAGTAACTTCTTGCTTACACCAACTAAAAGATAATGGTTTTTACAGCCAAGTGGTATACAGAGATAAAACACTTTTAAAATCTATAGGTAATTTAGATTTTGAAAAGAAAGAGATTAAGGCGCTTATTAAAGAGAAAATATATCATGTAAGAAAATAG
- a CDS encoding lipocalin family protein → MPPEVVVSPVVGVWKLTAITAMGQNFINDCKRKDKVEVRANKTFTITSHFEDNNCEIQMSSGTWRDNLNSTFNFTVAGETQVFTLTSDNSLTFSFQQDSETVVYSYTK, encoded by the coding sequence GTGCCACCAGAAGTGGTGGTAAGTCCAGTAGTTGGTGTTTGGAAATTAACAGCTATTACAGCAATGGGACAAAATTTTATAAACGATTGCAAGAGAAAAGATAAAGTAGAGGTACGTGCAAACAAAACATTTACAATAACCTCTCATTTTGAGGATAATAATTGCGAAATTCAAATGAGTTCTGGTACTTGGAGGGATAATTTAAATAGTACTTTTAATTTTACAGTAGCTGGTGAGACACAAGTTTTTACATTAACTTCAGATAATTCCTTAACCTTTAGTTTTCAACAAGATTCTGAGACTGTTGTGTATTCCTACACAAAATAA
- a CDS encoding amidohydrolase family protein, with product MQKRKLRINGHSHLLPYPEEIPQFMKEKEIFWVDDERKHMLQKGWKRPVTDSSFFLDEKLLWMERNKIDHAVVLNLSQLYGNGLRLEEMKKALRFQNDFNAKVQKNHPDKFTCGFVIHPGFIYGALDEMKRCVEELDLKVLCLPTHFMDSIGHWRCVFDEENDRIFELADRYKLAIEIHPYDGDKMIKLENTNWRFHLIWMLAQCGDAYHFYTLNGMQERFKNIRTCFAHGGQLAQMNLGRRIQGFDGRPDLFEGKTHPRKAVGHKNIFFDTLVHDTDSLKLMFRKQGTSQVLMGLDDPYPLGEMESDKQSSYPGKILDLAVSENIISESEKGLIWEDNVLQWLFGDDNKAKQHLISKILS from the coding sequence ATGCAAAAACGAAAATTACGAATAAACGGACATTCACATCTATTGCCATATCCAGAGGAGATTCCTCAATTTATGAAGGAAAAAGAGATTTTTTGGGTAGATGATGAGCGAAAACACATGTTGCAAAAAGGATGGAAAAGACCTGTAACAGATTCTAGTTTTTTTCTTGATGAGAAACTACTATGGATGGAGAGGAATAAAATTGATCATGCAGTTGTTTTAAATTTATCTCAACTTTATGGCAATGGCTTACGTTTGGAGGAAATGAAAAAGGCATTGCGTTTTCAAAACGATTTTAATGCTAAAGTTCAAAAAAATCATCCCGATAAGTTTACTTGTGGTTTTGTTATTCACCCAGGTTTTATTTATGGTGCTTTAGATGAAATGAAGCGTTGTGTAGAAGAATTAGATCTAAAAGTTTTGTGTTTACCAACTCATTTTATGGATTCTATTGGTCATTGGCGTTGTGTTTTTGATGAAGAAAATGACCGTATTTTTGAGTTGGCAGATAGGTATAAACTAGCCATTGAAATTCACCCATATGATGGGGATAAAATGATAAAGTTAGAAAATACCAATTGGCGTTTTCATCTTATTTGGATGTTGGCGCAATGCGGAGATGCATATCATTTTTATACTTTAAATGGAATGCAAGAGCGCTTTAAAAATATAAGAACTTGTTTTGCTCATGGCGGCCAATTAGCACAAATGAATTTAGGTAGAAGAATACAAGGTTTTGATGGAAGACCCGATTTATTTGAGGGAAAAACTCATCCTAGAAAAGCTGTAGGGCATAAAAATATTTTTTTTGATACCTTAGTTCACGACACAGATTCTTTAAAGTTAATGTTCAGAAAACAAGGCACTAGTCAGGTTTTAATGGGATTAGACGACCCGTATCCTTTGGGAGAAATGGAAAGTGATAAGCAATCTTCGTATCCTGGTAAAATTTTAGATTTGGCAGTATCTGAGAATATTATTTCAGAATCTGAAAAAGGGTTAATTTGGGAAGACAATGTTTTACAATGGTTATTTGGAGATGATAATAAGGCGAAACAACACTTAATTTCAAAAATACTATCGTAA
- a CDS encoding DUF2853 family protein, with protein MSKFDEKVALYKQFMDDKNIRSNTDLLTAVTKGLGPSIYKADAETVSGSDAKELQTVKNNFLIKKLGLSENDQLDEAIEEVMERIGKSERKKYRAVVYYMLVKKFDKESVYGM; from the coding sequence ATGAGTAAATTTGACGAAAAAGTGGCTTTGTATAAGCAATTTATGGACGATAAAAACATTCGTTCTAACACAGATTTATTAACGGCAGTAACCAAAGGTTTGGGACCTTCAATTTACAAAGCAGATGCAGAAACAGTTTCTGGTTCTGATGCGAAGGAATTACAAACAGTTAAAAATAACTTTTTGATTAAAAAATTAGGTTTATCAGAAAATGATCAATTAGATGAGGCAATTGAAGAGGTTATGGAGAGAATAGGAAAGTCTGAAAGAAAAAAATACAGAGCTGTCGTGTATTATATGCTAGTGAAAAAATTTGATAAAGAGTCAGTTTACGGAATGTAA